In Ochrobactrum vermis, the following proteins share a genomic window:
- a CDS encoding hydroxymethylglutaryl-CoA lyase, which yields MAEHVEIVEMAARDGLQNEKRFVPTADKIALIDRLSGCGYARIEATSFVSPKWVPQLSDAAEVMAGIRRADGVRYSVLVPNMKGYEAAAAANADEIAVFVSASEGFSKANINCTIAESIERLAPVIGAAINDGLAIRGYVSCVVECPYDGPTAPQAVADVTEQLFSLGCHEVSLGDTIGRGAPDKVAAMLDAVLAIAPAHSLAGHFHDTGGRALDNIRVSLEKGLRVFDASVGGLGGCPFAPGAKGNVDTVCVVEMLHEMGFETGLDLDKLRSAALFAQALRQDKAA from the coding sequence ATGGCTGAACACGTAGAAATCGTTGAAATGGCTGCGCGTGATGGCCTGCAGAATGAAAAGCGGTTTGTGCCGACAGCGGACAAGATCGCACTGATCGACCGCCTGTCCGGCTGCGGTTATGCTCGCATCGAGGCGACGAGTTTCGTCAGTCCCAAATGGGTGCCGCAACTTTCCGATGCGGCGGAAGTGATGGCCGGGATTCGCCGCGCCGACGGTGTGCGTTATTCCGTTCTCGTGCCCAATATGAAGGGGTATGAGGCGGCGGCTGCAGCCAATGCGGACGAGATCGCGGTTTTCGTTTCCGCCTCGGAAGGTTTTTCGAAGGCCAATATCAATTGCACGATTGCAGAGAGCATCGAGCGGCTTGCGCCGGTGATTGGTGCAGCCATCAATGATGGCTTAGCCATTCGTGGCTATGTGAGTTGCGTTGTGGAATGTCCTTATGATGGACCGACCGCGCCGCAGGCGGTTGCCGATGTGACCGAACAACTCTTCTCGCTCGGCTGTCATGAGGTGAGCCTTGGCGACACGATAGGGCGTGGCGCGCCGGACAAGGTTGCGGCCATGCTCGATGCCGTGCTGGCGATTGCACCAGCGCACAGCCTTGCCGGCCATTTTCACGATACGGGCGGCCGCGCGCTCGACAATATCCGCGTCAGTCTGGAAAAGGGTCTGCGGGTGTTCGATGCTTCGGTTGGCGGGCTGGGCGGCTGTCCGTTCGCGCCGGGTGCCAAGGGCAATGTCGATACGGTTTGCGTCGTCGAAATGCTGCATGAAATGGGTTTTGAAACCGGCCTCGATCTGGACAAGCTTAGATCGGCGGCTCTGTTCGCACAGGCGCTGCGCCAGGATAAAGCTGCCTAG
- a CDS encoding crotonase/enoyl-CoA hydratase family protein: MSDFETIQIAIDQRGVATLTLNRPDQHNALSGQMIDELLTAVLHLADNEAARLVVLTGAGASFCAGGDLGWMQEQVKATRAQRIEEARKLALMLKALRDLPKPLIGRINGQAYGGGVGLISVCDAAIGVSGARFGLTETKLGLIPATISPYVVARIGQANALRTFTSARLFDAEEARRIGLLHEVVEAERLDAAVEAEIKPYFATPPAAVAASKRLVHALGAPIDEAVIDMTLTRLADTWETPEAAEGIAAFFAKRSPTWKGGN, from the coding sequence GTGAGCGACTTCGAAACAATCCAGATTGCGATAGACCAACGCGGCGTCGCGACACTGACGCTCAATCGTCCTGACCAGCATAACGCGCTCTCCGGCCAGATGATTGACGAGCTTCTGACGGCTGTGTTGCATCTGGCGGATAATGAAGCTGCGCGTCTCGTTGTTCTGACCGGCGCAGGCGCCAGCTTTTGTGCGGGCGGCGATCTGGGATGGATGCAGGAGCAGGTAAAAGCCACGCGTGCGCAGCGCATCGAAGAGGCGCGCAAGCTCGCCCTCATGCTGAAGGCGCTGCGCGATCTGCCGAAACCATTGATCGGACGCATCAATGGGCAGGCCTATGGCGGCGGCGTGGGCCTCATCAGCGTATGCGATGCAGCAATTGGCGTTTCGGGCGCACGTTTCGGGCTGACTGAGACGAAGCTCGGTCTAATACCCGCTACCATCAGCCCCTATGTGGTGGCGCGCATCGGGCAGGCCAATGCGCTACGCACATTCACATCGGCGCGGCTGTTCGATGCCGAGGAAGCGCGACGCATCGGTCTGTTGCACGAAGTGGTCGAGGCCGAACGTCTCGATGCGGCGGTGGAGGCGGAGATAAAACCCTATTTTGCCACCCCGCCCGCAGCCGTCGCCGCCTCCAAGCGGCTGGTCCATGCACTGGGCGCGCCGATAGACGAGGCCGTCATCGATATGACGCTGACCCGTCTTGCCGATACATGGGAAACGCCAGAGGCCGCAGAGGGAATCGCGGCCTTTTTTGCGAAACGATCACCGACGTGGAAGGGAGGAAACTAA
- a CDS encoding branched-chain amino acid ABC transporter substrate-binding protein: protein MNLKLLSSVAFAATLGFASAAYADITIGVVAPLTGPVAAFGDQVKKGAETAVEVINKAGGIKGEKVVLKFADDAGEPKQGVSAANQIVGDGIKFVVGPVTTGVAIPVSDVFSENGVLMVTPTATGPDLTARKLENVFRTCGRDDQQAEVMADYVLKNFKDKKVAVIHDKGAYGKGLADAFKAAINKGGVTEVQYDSVTPGDKDFSALVSKLKAAGTDIVYFGGYHAEGGLLSRQLHDAGMQALVLGGEGLSNTEYWAIGGTNAQGTLFTNAKDATKNPASKDAIEALKAKNIPAEAFTMNAYAAVEVIKAGIERAGSTDDSAAVAKALHDGKPIETAIGTLTYGENGDLSSPSFDIFKWDDGKIVGLE from the coding sequence ATGAACCTGAAACTTCTGTCCAGCGTGGCTTTTGCAGCTACACTCGGCTTTGCCAGCGCCGCCTATGCAGACATCACCATCGGCGTCGTCGCACCGCTGACGGGCCCTGTCGCCGCTTTCGGTGACCAGGTGAAGAAGGGTGCGGAAACCGCTGTTGAGGTGATCAACAAGGCTGGCGGCATCAAGGGCGAGAAAGTCGTACTGAAGTTTGCCGACGATGCCGGTGAACCGAAGCAGGGCGTTTCCGCCGCCAACCAGATCGTCGGCGACGGCATCAAGTTCGTCGTCGGCCCGGTCACGACCGGCGTTGCCATCCCTGTTTCCGACGTGTTCTCGGAAAACGGCGTCCTGATGGTCACCCCGACCGCCACCGGCCCGGACCTGACCGCGCGCAAACTTGAAAACGTGTTCCGCACCTGCGGTCGCGACGACCAGCAGGCCGAAGTCATGGCCGACTACGTCCTGAAGAATTTCAAGGACAAGAAGGTCGCCGTCATCCACGACAAGGGTGCCTATGGCAAGGGTCTGGCCGACGCTTTCAAGGCTGCGATCAACAAGGGCGGTGTCACCGAAGTTCAATATGATTCGGTTACCCCGGGCGACAAGGACTTCAGCGCGCTCGTTTCCAAGCTGAAGGCTGCTGGCACCGACATCGTCTATTTCGGCGGCTACCATGCCGAAGGCGGTCTCCTGTCGCGTCAGTTGCATGACGCTGGCATGCAGGCGCTGGTACTCGGCGGTGAAGGCCTGTCCAACACCGAATATTGGGCAATCGGCGGCACCAACGCACAGGGCACGCTGTTCACCAATGCCAAGGACGCCACCAAGAATCCGGCTTCCAAGGATGCCATTGAGGCTCTGAAGGCCAAGAACATCCCGGCTGAAGCGTTCACCATGAACGCCTATGCTGCTGTGGAAGTCATCAAGGCTGGCATTGAACGCGCCGGTTCGACCGATGATTCGGCCGCCGTTGCCAAGGCTCTGCATGATGGCAAGCCGATCGAAACCGCTATCGGCACGCTGACCTATGGCGAAAACGGCGATCTCAGCTCGCCGAGCTTCGACATCTTCAAGTGGGATGACGGCAAGATCGTCGGCCTCGAATAA
- a CDS encoding tyrosine-protein phosphatase, translated as MSFFRKYVEWSFSYARLAGLGLLIGSSVMGGYLYTLQYKGNVHTIVDGQAYRSNQPDPARIASLQKLYGIKTIINLRGPEPGSKWYDEEITAAKTLGIQHADFEMSSRRQLDPAQTRQLIALMQNAEKPVLIHCKSGADRTGLAAALYVAAVAKGGESRAERQMSIAYGHFGFPLSPTYAMEKTFEAVEAELGYTGS; from the coding sequence ATGTCGTTCTTTCGGAAATACGTCGAATGGTCCTTCAGCTATGCTCGGCTAGCCGGGCTTGGGTTGCTTATCGGATCGAGCGTCATGGGCGGCTATCTCTATACGCTGCAATATAAGGGCAACGTTCATACCATCGTCGACGGGCAGGCTTATCGCTCCAACCAGCCGGACCCGGCGCGCATCGCTTCCTTGCAGAAGCTCTACGGCATCAAGACCATCATCAACCTGCGCGGTCCCGAACCGGGTTCGAAATGGTACGATGAAGAGATCACAGCCGCAAAGACGCTCGGTATCCAGCACGCCGATTTCGAAATGTCGTCAAGACGACAGTTAGACCCTGCACAAACCAGACAGTTGATCGCCCTGATGCAGAATGCGGAAAAGCCTGTTCTCATCCATTGCAAATCCGGCGCCGACCGTACCGGCCTGGCCGCAGCGCTCTATGTGGCGGCGGTTGCCAAGGGAGGTGAAAGCCGGGCCGAACGGCAAATGTCCATCGCCTACGGACATTTCGGTTTTCCGCTCAGCCCAACCTATGCGATGGAAAAGACATTCGAGGCTGTCGAAGCGGAACTGGGCTATACCGGCTCCTGA
- a CDS encoding Dabb family protein: MIRHIVLIKFRPELKAAQIEERLQAVVALKEKIGGILSITAGENNSPENLEKGFRHGFVVDFTDGAARDAYLPHPEHAKVGKSLVEAADGGIEGILVFDYAI; the protein is encoded by the coding sequence ATGATACGCCATATCGTTCTCATCAAATTCAGACCGGAACTAAAAGCCGCGCAGATAGAAGAGAGACTGCAAGCTGTTGTTGCCCTCAAGGAGAAGATCGGGGGTATCCTGTCCATCACGGCTGGGGAAAACAACAGTCCGGAAAATCTTGAAAAGGGATTCAGACACGGTTTCGTCGTCGATTTCACGGATGGCGCGGCGCGGGACGCCTATCTTCCGCATCCCGAGCACGCGAAGGTAGGTAAAAGCCTTGTCGAAGCAGCCGATGGCGGCATCGAGGGGATACTGGTATTTGACTACGCGATCTGA
- a CDS encoding molybdopterin-binding protein — MIFAEMPLDEAEGAILGYAMTASALTLRKGTVLDALNLALLREAGIGSVLAARLGKGDIGEDEAALAIGRMLASAEIAIGNATTGRVNLHARRNGVFSADVDRIDTVNAHDARISVATLRNHMRVEAGQMIATVKIIPFAVPGSLLQEIGLDAQPALRVYPFNGTRIGLIQSRLPSIRETVLEKTRELMEKRAIRNGGALVCEKRVAHDPAALAAAIVEVGRACDIIVIFSASAVADEADIVPQSIRISGGEILRIGMPVDPGNLLVLGQRDGKYIVAAPGSARSARENSLDWVLDRLMAGIALSADDLSRMGVGGLVL; from the coding sequence ATGATATTTGCCGAAATGCCGCTCGATGAGGCCGAAGGTGCAATTCTCGGCTATGCGATGACGGCAAGCGCGCTCACTTTACGCAAAGGGACGGTTCTCGATGCCCTCAATCTCGCTTTGCTGCGAGAGGCAGGCATAGGTTCGGTTCTGGCCGCGCGTCTTGGAAAAGGGGACATCGGCGAGGATGAAGCAGCCCTCGCCATCGGGCGCATGCTTGCTTCCGCCGAGATAGCGATCGGCAATGCCACGACTGGGCGGGTCAACCTCCATGCCCGGCGCAATGGCGTATTTTCTGCCGATGTCGACCGTATCGATACGGTCAATGCACATGATGCGCGTATTTCCGTGGCCACATTGCGCAATCATATGCGGGTGGAAGCCGGGCAGATGATAGCCACCGTCAAGATCATTCCTTTTGCCGTGCCGGGGTCACTTCTCCAGGAAATCGGCCTTGATGCACAACCGGCGCTTCGCGTCTACCCGTTCAATGGCACACGGATCGGGCTGATCCAGTCGCGTCTTCCCTCGATACGCGAGACGGTTCTTGAGAAAACCCGCGAGCTGATGGAAAAGCGGGCTATTCGAAATGGCGGGGCGCTTGTTTGTGAAAAACGCGTCGCGCACGATCCGGCTGCGCTGGCAGCGGCTATCGTGGAGGTTGGCCGGGCCTGCGACATTATCGTGATTTTCAGCGCATCAGCTGTTGCAGACGAGGCGGATATCGTGCCGCAATCGATCCGTATTTCAGGTGGCGAAATCCTGCGCATCGGAATGCCGGTCGATCCGGGCAATCTGCTGGTTCTGGGCCAGCGTGACGGCAAATATATCGTTGCTGCACCCGGATCAGCCCGCAGCGCACGCGAAAACAGCCTCGATTGGGTGCTGGATCGCCTGATGGCAGGGATTGCGCTTTCTGCCGACGATCTGTCCCGCATGGGGGTCGGCGGACTGGTGCTATAG
- the cyoA gene encoding ubiquinol oxidase subunit II, whose protein sequence is MKHGTPRTIVSFAVLALTAFLAGCENQVLLSPKGEVGVAERDLILFATGIMLLVVLPVIFMTLYFAWKYRASNEKADYQPDWHHSTKIELAVWLIPMAIIVVLGTVTWISTHKLDPYRPLESNAKPINVEVVALDWKWLFIYPDQGIATVNEMAMPVDVPVNFKLTSSNIMNSFFIPQLGSQVYTMPSMQTKLHLVANHAGEFDGISANYSGQGFAQMRFKAHAYNQADFDKWVADVKAKANGQELSRDRYASLVQPSEKVPPQFFTFSDPALFHNIVNRCWDGKSVCMDDEMHRQQMIREARANLRKSSPVDFSQWASDIICAVQPQRLSQLEN, encoded by the coding sequence ATGAAACACGGCACCCCCCGGACGATCGTTTCGTTCGCCGTCTTGGCCCTCACGGCGTTTCTCGCCGGCTGCGAGAACCAGGTCCTGCTCTCCCCGAAAGGGGAAGTCGGCGTGGCAGAACGCGATCTCATCCTTTTTGCGACCGGCATCATGCTGCTCGTCGTGCTTCCCGTTATCTTCATGACGCTGTATTTCGCATGGAAATACCGCGCCTCGAACGAGAAGGCGGATTACCAGCCAGACTGGCACCACTCGACCAAGATCGAGCTTGCTGTCTGGCTCATCCCGATGGCGATCATTGTCGTTCTCGGGACGGTGACCTGGATCAGCACGCACAAGCTCGATCCCTATCGCCCGCTGGAATCCAATGCGAAGCCGATCAATGTCGAAGTCGTCGCGCTCGACTGGAAATGGCTTTTCATCTATCCGGACCAGGGCATCGCCACTGTCAATGAAATGGCAATGCCGGTCGATGTGCCGGTCAACTTCAAGCTGACCTCCAGCAACATCATGAACTCCTTCTTCATTCCGCAGCTTGGCAGTCAGGTCTATACCATGCCGAGCATGCAGACGAAGCTGCATCTGGTTGCCAACCATGCGGGCGAGTTCGACGGTATCTCCGCCAATTATAGCGGTCAGGGTTTTGCCCAGATGCGCTTCAAGGCGCATGCCTACAATCAGGCCGACTTCGATAAGTGGGTGGCCGATGTGAAGGCCAAGGCGAATGGCCAAGAGCTGAGCCGCGACCGTTACGCCTCGCTGGTGCAGCCGAGCGAGAAGGTTCCGCCGCAGTTCTTCACCTTCAGCGATCCGGCGTTGTTTCACAACATCGTGAACCGCTGCTGGGATGGCAAGTCAGTCTGCATGGATGACGAAATGCATCGTCAACAGATGATCCGCGAAGCGCGTGCCAATCTGCGCAAGTCTTCGCCCGTCGATTTCAGCCAGTGGGCGAGCGACATCATCTGCGCAGTCCAGCCGCAGCGCCTTTCGCAGCTCGAAAACTGA
- the cyoB gene encoding cytochrome o ubiquinol oxidase subunit I, which translates to MFGKLTLEAIPYHEPIIMVTLAAVAGGALAILAAITYYRKWTPLWNDWLTSVDHKRIGVMYIILALVMLFRGFSDAVMMRAQQALASGANEGFLPPHHYDQIFTAHGVIMIFFVAMPFVVGLMNFAVPLQIGARDVAFPYLNSLSFWLTVAGAILINVSLGVGEFAKTGWLAYPPLSGKEFSPDVGVDYYIWALQISGMGTLLSGVNLITTIIKMRAPGMGMMQVPVFTWTALCSNVLIVAAFPILTVTLALLSLDRYLDFHFFTNDAGGNPMMYVNLIWIWGHPEVYILVLPAFGIFSEIVATFSGKRLFGYKSMVYATVAITILSFLVWVHHFFTMGGGANVNAFFGVATMIISIPTGAKVFNWLFTMYKGRVRMETPVMWTIGFMCTFVVGGMTGVLLAVPPADFVLHNSVFLIAHFHNVIISGVLFGCFAGLIYWWPKAFGFKLNERLGKNAFWCWLVGFIMAFMPLYVLGLMGMTRRLNHTENPAWHIYLIIAAVGVAIILCGIVFQILQIAISIRDREKLRDNNGDSWGTGRTLEWSLASPPAFYNFAEVPHVRDHDGWWDMKQNGYVRRTEKFARIHMPKNTGAGFIIGILNIPLGFALVWHIWWLAIASAVAVLAVAIAHSFNNDRDYYVSAEEVQEVEDLRTRQLTAQEA; encoded by the coding sequence ATGTTCGGAAAACTTACGCTCGAAGCGATACCCTATCACGAGCCAATCATCATGGTCACTTTGGCCGCGGTGGCTGGCGGGGCGCTCGCTATTCTGGCAGCCATTACCTATTACCGCAAATGGACCCCGCTCTGGAACGACTGGCTTACATCCGTCGACCATAAGCGCATCGGGGTCATGTACATCATTCTGGCACTCGTGATGCTGTTCCGCGGCTTCTCGGATGCCGTCATGATGCGTGCCCAGCAGGCTCTGGCCTCCGGCGCCAACGAAGGCTTCCTGCCGCCGCATCACTATGACCAGATCTTCACCGCCCATGGCGTGATCATGATCTTCTTCGTGGCGATGCCTTTCGTTGTCGGCTTGATGAACTTTGCCGTGCCGCTTCAGATCGGCGCGCGCGACGTGGCTTTCCCGTACCTCAACTCGCTCAGCTTCTGGCTGACCGTTGCGGGTGCGATCCTCATCAATGTCTCGCTCGGCGTCGGCGAATTCGCCAAGACCGGCTGGCTGGCCTATCCGCCGCTTTCCGGCAAGGAATTCAGCCCGGATGTCGGGGTGGATTATTATATCTGGGCCTTGCAGATTTCCGGTATGGGCACGCTGCTTTCGGGCGTGAACCTCATCACCACGATCATCAAGATGCGCGCACCCGGCATGGGCATGATGCAGGTTCCGGTCTTCACCTGGACCGCACTCTGCTCCAACGTGCTGATCGTCGCCGCCTTCCCGATCCTCACCGTCACGCTGGCGCTGCTGTCGCTCGACCGTTATCTGGATTTCCACTTCTTCACCAATGATGCCGGTGGCAATCCGATGATGTATGTGAACCTCATCTGGATCTGGGGGCACCCGGAAGTCTATATTCTGGTTCTGCCTGCCTTCGGTATCTTCTCGGAAATCGTCGCGACCTTCTCCGGCAAGCGCCTGTTCGGCTACAAGTCGATGGTTTACGCCACGGTTGCGATCACCATCCTGTCGTTCCTGGTCTGGGTCCATCACTTCTTCACCATGGGTGGCGGCGCCAATGTCAACGCCTTCTTCGGCGTGGCGACCATGATCATCTCGATCCCGACAGGGGCGAAGGTCTTCAACTGGCTCTTCACCATGTATAAGGGCCGCGTTCGCATGGAAACGCCGGTCATGTGGACCATCGGCTTCATGTGCACCTTCGTCGTCGGCGGCATGACGGGCGTTCTGCTCGCGGTTCCGCCAGCGGATTTCGTGCTGCACAATTCGGTGTTCCTGATCGCCCACTTCCATAATGTGATCATCTCGGGTGTTCTGTTCGGCTGCTTCGCCGGTCTTATCTACTGGTGGCCGAAGGCTTTCGGCTTCAAGCTGAACGAACGTCTGGGCAAGAACGCATTCTGGTGCTGGCTCGTCGGCTTCATCATGGCCTTCATGCCGCTCTATGTACTCGGCCTGATGGGCATGACCCGTCGTCTGAACCATACCGAAAACCCGGCATGGCACATCTACCTCATCATTGCCGCCGTCGGCGTTGCGATCATCCTTTGCGGTATCGTGTTCCAGATTCTGCAGATTGCGATTTCTATCCGCGACCGCGAAAAGCTGCGTGACAACAACGGCGATAGCTGGGGTACGGGCCGTACGCTCGAATGGTCGCTGGCTTCGCCGCCTGCCTTCTACAACTTTGCCGAAGTGCCGCATGTGCGCGATCATGACGGCTGGTGGGATATGAAGCAGAACGGCTATGTGCGCCGCACCGAAAAGTTCGCGCGCATCCATATGCCGAAGAACACCGGCGCCGGCTTCATCATCGGCATCCTGAACATTCCGCTCGGCTTTGCTCTGGTGTGGCACATCTGGTGGCTGGCAATCGCCTCCGCCGTGGCTGTGCTGGCCGTTGCCATCGCTCACTCCTTCAATAATGACAGGGACTATTACGTCTCGGCCGAAGAGGTGCAGGAAGTCGAAGACCTCCGTACCCGGCAACTGACTGCTCAGGAGGCCTGA
- the cyoC gene encoding cytochrome o ubiquinol oxidase subunit III, giving the protein MSASISTAAPFTGGNEHPAHEDHHDAGSTTLVGFWIYLMSDCVLFSGLFATYAVLAHQFAGGPTGRELFDLNFVLIETMLLLVSSLTYGLATLSMFKKNRAGLLFWLGVTFMLGAAFLAMEVYEFRHLIHEGAGPGRSAFLSAFFALVGTHGLHITSGLIWILVLSGQLLRDGLTEKNQTRVMCLSLFWHFLDIIWIGVFTLVYLLGVL; this is encoded by the coding sequence ATGAGCGCAAGCATTTCAACCGCCGCTCCGTTCACGGGCGGAAACGAGCACCCGGCTCACGAGGACCATCATGATGCAGGGTCGACCACACTGGTCGGCTTCTGGATCTACCTGATGAGCGACTGCGTCCTGTTCTCGGGCCTGTTTGCAACCTATGCCGTTCTGGCGCATCAGTTCGCGGGCGGTCCGACCGGCCGTGAACTCTTCGACCTGAACTTCGTTCTGATCGAAACGATGCTGCTGCTGGTGTCGTCGCTGACCTATGGTCTGGCGACACTGTCGATGTTCAAGAAGAACCGTGCTGGCCTTCTGTTCTGGCTGGGCGTGACCTTCATGCTCGGCGCGGCCTTCCTTGCGATGGAAGTCTATGAATTCCGCCATCTGATCCATGAGGGCGCAGGTCCAGGCCGCAGCGCTTTCCTCTCGGCCTTCTTTGCGCTGGTGGGAACCCATGGTCTTCACATCACGTCCGGCCTGATCTGGATTCTGGTGCTTTCCGGCCAGCTTCTGCGTGATGGTCTGACGGAAAAGAACCAGACGCGCGTGATGTGCCTCAGCCTCTTCTGGCACTTCCTTGATATTATCTGGATCGGCGTCTTTACCCTTGTCTATCTGTTGGGTGTACTGTGA
- the cyoD gene encoding cytochrome o ubiquinol oxidase subunit IV: MSSAHETHDHSATHSAHGSLKSYLIGFVLAVVLTVVPFMMAMNGYFTPGTTAAIVLGIAVVQILVHLVYFLHLDPKSEGGWNILALIFTVIILAIVLAGSIWVMHHLDTNMMPMYMSPEDVRNLP; encoded by the coding sequence ATGAGCTCTGCACACGAAACACACGATCATTCCGCAACCCATAGCGCGCATGGCAGCCTGAAGTCCTATCTGATCGGCTTTGTGCTGGCGGTCGTCCTTACCGTCGTGCCGTTCATGATGGCGATGAACGGTTACTTCACGCCGGGAACCACCGCAGCCATTGTGCTGGGTATCGCCGTCGTTCAGATCCTGGTGCATCTGGTTTATTTCCTGCACCTTGATCCGAAGTCCGAAGGCGGCTGGAACATTCTGGCGCTCATCTTCACGGTCATCATTCTGGCTATCGTGCTTGCAGGCTCCATCTGGGTCATGCATCACCTCGATACCAATATGATGCCGATGTACATGTCGCCGGAAGACGTGCGCAATCTGCCGTAA
- a CDS encoding SH3 domain-containing protein, whose translation MPLFKRVLTGNHILGAAVIAAALFTPAIASAATAYVSASVNIRSGPGSSYGRLAALPAGATVNAGSCRNDWCQIYNGNRVGFVSARYVRFGAYSGPAYAAPSSTTVIVNNDGYDDGWGSGFGLGLGLGWATGGYWGPGWGGGWGPGWRGGPNYVNGCIGRNCQSNRGGWNPRWGHGPQWNGRGNWNGRGNWGGRGWPNGQIRHNWGPGPVMRPTGFGGFNRPAFANRGFGGGFGGGGFHFGNMRPMHAGR comes from the coding sequence ATGCCTTTATTTAAGAGAGTGCTTACTGGTAATCATATTCTTGGTGCAGCCGTCATTGCTGCCGCTCTGTTTACGCCTGCCATTGCTTCCGCAGCGACTGCCTATGTCTCGGCATCGGTGAATATCCGGTCAGGCCCCGGTTCCAGTTACGGACGGCTTGCCGCGCTCCCCGCCGGCGCAACCGTCAATGCCGGTTCATGCCGCAACGACTGGTGCCAGATTTACAACGGCAACAGGGTTGGCTTTGTATCGGCGCGCTATGTGCGCTTCGGTGCCTATAGCGGCCCCGCTTATGCGGCGCCGTCCAGCACGACTGTCATCGTCAATAATGACGGTTACGACGATGGCTGGGGTTCGGGCTTCGGTCTCGGACTTGGCCTCGGCTGGGCCACCGGCGGCTATTGGGGCCCCGGCTGGGGCGGCGGCTGGGGACCGGGCTGGCGCGGTGGGCCGAATTACGTCAATGGTTGCATCGGTCGCAACTGCCAGTCCAATCGCGGCGGCTGGAACCCGCGCTGGGGGCATGGCCCCCAGTGGAATGGTCGCGGCAACTGGAATGGTCGCGGCAACTGGGGCGGGCGCGGATGGCCCAATGGGCAGATCCGCCACAACTGGGGCCCCGGTCCGGTGATGCGTCCGACCGGTTTCGGCGGTTTCAATCGTCCCGCATTCGCCAATCGCGGTTTCGGTGGCGGTTTTGGCGGTGGCGGCTTTCACTTCGGCAATATGCGCCCGATGCACGCCGGCCGCTGA